The Peribacillus simplex genome contains the following window.
ACAGAATATATTACGCTTGGACAATTCTTGAAATTGGCTGATTTGATCCAAAGCGGAGGAATGTCGAAATGGTTCTTAAGTGAATACGAGGTTTACATTAATGGCGAACTAGACGTGAGAAGAGGCAGGAAATTAAGATCAGGTGATAAAATAGAGATTCCTGGATTTGGCGTCTACACAATTACAAGCTAAAACATAAGGGAAGAGCGGAATATGTATATTGAAAATATAAGTTTGAGAAATTACCGCAACTATACCGAACTGAATCTGGCTTTTGAAAATAAAGTCAATGTAATCCTCGGCGAAAATGCTCAAGGAAAAACAAATGTCATGGAATCTATTTTCGTTTTAGCAATGGCAAAATCCCATCGGACCTCAAATGATAAAGAACTTATTCGCTGGGATGAAGAGTATGCTAAAATAGAAGGTAGAGTTAGAAAGAGAAATACCTCAATACCACTTGAGCTGACCATTTCAAAAAAAGGGAAAAAGGCGAAGTGCAACCATATTGAACAAAGAAAGTTGAGTCAATATGTCGGAAATATGAATGTGGTCATGTTTGCGCCTGAGGATCTTAACCTTGTGAAGGGAAGTCCTCTAGTCAGACGCCGTTTTATAGATATGGAAATTGGCCAGGTTTCTCCCGTATACCTTCATGATATGAGCCAATATCATAAAATACTTCAACAAAGAAATCATTACTTAAAGCTTCTGCAGACCCGGAAACAAACGGATACGACGATGCTTGACGTGCTGACTGACCAATTTATTCAGTATGCAGCGAAAATTGTCGAAAGAAGATACGAGTTTCTTTTAAAGCTCCAGCAATGGGCAGAGCCGATTCATTCGGGGATCTCCAGAAACCTAGAAGTATTGAAAATCCAATATAAACCGTCGCTTGATGTATCAGAATCTATGGATTTGACGAAAATGATAGAAGTATACACAGAAAAATTTGATAAAATAAAAACAAGGGAAATTGAACGGGGTGTAACACTGGTAGGTCCTCATCGTGACGACCTGGTTTTTTTTGTGAATGACCGTGATGTCCAGACTTATGGTTCACAAGGACAACAACGTACAACTGCCCTGTCCTTGAAACTTGCCGAAATTGAACTGATCCATGAAGAAATAGGCGAGTATCCCATTTTATTATTGGATGATGTGTTATCGGAACTTGACGATTTCCGTCAATCTCATTTACTGAATACGATACAAGGGAAAGTGCAAACATTTGTGACGACACCCTCCGTTGATGGAATCGATCATCAAACCCTAAGAGAAGCGTCCACCTTTTATGTTAGTCAAGGAAGTATTAAAAAGGTTAAATGATGAGGTGAATGTATGTATCTCCATATTGGTGAAGACATTCTTGTGAAAACGGACGATGTCATAGCCATTTTAGATAAGAAGCTGCTCCAGGCCTCTCCAATCATGAGTGAATTTTTGGAGAAAAAGTCTGATGTAACTTACCATTTAGAAAAAAACTCGGTTAAATCGATTGTAGTGACGGATAAACAGGTCTATTATTCACCGCTTGCGTCGTCCACTTTGAAAAAGCGTTCACTGCAGCCATCGCTCTTAATCGATGATATAGATATTCTTTGAATTGTAGCTATAACGTTATAATCACTCCTGAAAAATTTGATAAATGCCAAAAGAAAAGTGTAGGTGATACGAATGACAATGGAACAAAAAGAAGTACAAGCTCAGGCATACGATGAGAATCAGATACAGGTTTTAGAAGGCTTAGAAGCAGTTCGTAAACGTCCGGGGATGTATATCGGTACTACCTCTGCAAAAGGACTTCACCATCTTGTTTGGGAAATTGTCGATAATAGTATTGATGAGGCACTAGCTGGTTTCTGTACTGAAATCAAAGTGACGATCGAAGAAGACAATAGCATAACCGTAGTCGATAATGGACGGGGGATTCCAGTCGGTATCCATGAAAAAATGGGACGGCCAGCTGTGGAAGTTATCATGACGGTCCTTCATGCGGGCGGTAAATTTGGCGGCGGAGGTTATAAGGTCTCCGGTGGTCTGCATGGTGTGGGAGCTTCAGTAGTTAATGCCTTATCCACGGTATTGGAAGTTTACGTTCATCGTGAAGGTAAAATCCATTATCAGCAATTTAACCGAGGGGTCCCTAGAGAAGATTTGAAAATCATCGGGGAAACCGATCATACCGGCACGACTGTTCACTTCATTCCTGATGGTGAAATCTTCACGGAATCCTTGGAATATGATTTCGATACATTAGCCACACGTATCCGTGAGCTTGCGTTCCTGAATAAAGGCTTGAAATTAATCATTGAAGATAAACGTGGAGAAGAAGAGAAAATCAGGGAATACCACTATGAGGGTGGTATCAAGTCTTATGTCGAGCATTTGAACCGCTCAAAAGAGGTTTTACATGAGGAACCGATATTCATGGAAGGCGAAAGGGATGGAATCTCCGTTGAATTAGCCTTGCAATATAATGACAGCTACATCAGTAATGTCTTTTCTTTTGCCAATAATATTCATACCTATGAAGGCGGTACACATGAATCAGGATTCAAGACCGCTTTAACCCGTGTCATCAATGATTATGCACGGAAAAATGGCCTTTTAAAAGAAGCCGATTCCAATTTCTCCGGTGAAGATGTCCGGGAAGGTCTAACGGCAATCATTTCGATTAAGCATCCTGAACCGCAATTTGAAGGACAGACGAAAACCAAACTGGGAAATTCTGAAGTAAGGACGGTTACTGATTCCATTCTTTCGGAAAGGCTTGATTCCTTCTTATACGAAAATCCTGCAGTGGCCAGAAAAATTATAGATAAAGGGCTGATGGCAGCAAGAGCACGTATGGCAGCCAAGAAGGCCCGTGAATTGACACGAAGGAAAAGTGCTTTGGAAGTATCCAATCTACCGGGGAAATTGGCGGATTGTTCATCTAAAGACCCGGCTATCAGCGAATTGTACATCGTTGAAGGAAACTCGGCGGGAGGCTCGGCTAAACAGGGACGGGACCGTCATTTCCAAGCTATTTTACCGTTAAGGGGTAAAATCCTGAATGTTGAAAAAGCGCGATTGGACAGAATCCTGCATAATGAAGAAATAGGCACGATCATCACAGCACTTGGAACAGGCATTGGCGATGAATTCAATATTGAAAAGGCCAGATACCATAAAATCGTTATCATGACCGATGCGGATGTAGATGGTGCCCATATCAGAACGCTGATGTTGACATTTTTCTACCGTTATATGAGAAAAATTATCGAGTATGGATATATATATATTGCTCAGCCGCCACTTTTCAAAATTCAGCAAGGGAAAAAAGTGGATTATGCCTATAATGATCGCCAGCTTGAAGAAATCATGGCTAGTATGCCAAGTACTCCAAAGCCTAACCTGCAGCGCTATAAAGGGCTGGGGGAAATGAATCCAGAGCAATTATGGGAAACGACGATGAACCCTGATACGAGAACGCTCCTTCAAGTCAGTTTGAAAGATGCTGCCGAGGCAGATGAGACTTTCGAAATGTTGATGGGCGACAAGGTGGAACCGCGACGTAACTTCATTGAAGAAAATGCAATTTATGTAAAAAATCTCGATATCTGATTTTTTGACAGGATGCTTTTTACATCCTGTTCTTTACATAGTGCACGTACAGTTAAAACTAAATGAGAGTATAAGCTTTTTATAGGAGGTTGGCTCCATGTCAGAAAATGAAAGATCAGGTGTAAAAGAAATAAATATAAGTACCGAGATGCGGACATCTTTTTTGGATTACGCTATGAGCGTAATCGTATCTCGGGCTTTGCCTGATGTAAGGGACGGTTTAAAACCGGTACACCGAAGAATTCTCTATGCAATGAATGATCTTGGAATGACTTCGGATAAACCATTTAAAAAATCAGCCCGTATTGTAGGGGAAGTAATCGGTAAATATCACCCGCATGGTGATTCTGCCGTATATGAAACGATGGTACGGATGGCGCAGCCGTTTAACTATCGCTATATGCTTGTCGATGGTCACGGGAATTTCGGTTCGGTCGATGGAGACCAAGCTGCCGCAATGAGGTATACAGAAGCAAGAATGTCGAAGATTTCGATGGAATTACTTCGCGATTTAAATAAAGATACGGTTAATTTCCAGGATAACTACGATGGTTCAGAAAGAGAACCAGCCGTTATGCCAGCCCGTTTCCCGAACTTGTTAGTGAATGGTTCATCAGGTATAGCAGTAGGGATGGCAACCAATATTCCACCACATCAACTAGGTGAAGTAATTGACGGCGTATTGGCTTTGAGCAAGAATCCTGAAATTACAATTCCAGAGTTGATGGAATATATCCCAGGTCCGGATTTCCCGACAGCCGGTTTAATTTTAGGACGAAGCGGAATTAGGAAGGCCTATGAAACTGGAAAAGGGTCAATCATCCAACGGGCGAGAGTCGAGATTGAAGAAAAGCCCAATGGTAAACAGGTAATCCTTGTTAAAGAAATCCCTTATCAAGTAAATAAAGCAAGATTGATTGAAAAAATTGCAGAACTTGCTCGAGATAAGAAAATCGAAGGCATTACTGATTTACGGGATGAATCGGATCGCAATGGCATGCGTATTGTCATGGAGCTTCGAAAGGATGTTAATGCAAATGTCCTTTTAAACAATCTTTATAAGCATACCGCGATGCAGACCACCTTCGGAATCAATCTGCTTGCTTTGGTGGACGGCCAGCCTAAGGTGCTGAATTTAAAACAATGCCTGCACTACTACTTAGAGCACCAACAGGTGGTCATTAGGCGCAGGACGGAATTTGAATTACGGAAAGCGGAAGCCCGTGCCCATATTTTAGAAGGTTTGCGTATTGCACTTGATAATTTGGATGCGGTCATTTCGTTAATCCGTGGTTCCCAAACGACAGAAATTGCCCGTGAAGGCTTAATGACACAATTTTCACTTTCCGAAAAACAGGCGCAGGCTATCCTGGATATGCGTTTACAGCGTTTGACTGGTCTGGAACGTGAAAAAATTGAAGATGAATACCAGGCATTAATGGCTATAATTGCAGAATATAAAGCCATTCTTGCTGATGAGGAAAAGGTTCTTGAAATTATTCGTGAAGAGCTTCTTGAAATTAAAGAACGTTTTAATGATATACGGAGAACCGAAATCACATTAGCCGGCTTTGAAAGCCTGGAAGATGAGGATTTAATCCCAGAGGAAAATATAATCGTGACACTTACCCATAACGGTTACATTAAACGCTTGCCTGCAACCACGTACCGCAGTCAAAAACGCGGGGGTCGTGGAATACAGGGCATGGGAACGAATACAGATGACTTTGTCGGTCACTTGTTAACCACTTCGACTCATGACACTCTATTATTCTTCACTAACAAAGGTAAAGTATATCGTTCCAAAGGATATGAAATACCTGAGTATGGTAGGACGGCAAAAGGATTGCCACTTATCAACTTGTTGGAAGTCGATAAAGGCGAGTGGGTCAATGCAATCATACCGGTGAAGGAATTTGCCGATGATTGGTATTTATTCTTCACGACCAGACATGGAATATCAAAGCGTACTCCTTTGTCGTCTTTTGCAAATATCCGTAATAACGGTTTAATTGCTCTAGGTTTGCGTGAAGATGATGAATTGATTTCAGTGCGTCTTACGAATGGAGACAAACAGATCATAATTGGAACGAAAGCCGGGATGATGATTCGTTTCCCTGAGACGGATGTACGGACAATGGGGCGTACTGCAGCGGGAGTGAAAGGGATTTCCTTAAGGTCGAACGATGAAGTGGTCGGTATGGAAATTCTTGAAGATGATGAAGAGGTCCTGATCGTTACGAAAAACGGTTATGGCAAACGGACATCTGCGGAAGAATACCGTATTCAAAGCCGTGGTGGCAAAGGGATCAAAACATGTAATGTCACTGAGAAAAATGGTGAACTTATAGCTGTTAAAACAGTTACAGGTATAGATGAGGATTTAATGCTGATTACAGCAGCTGGTGTATTGATCCGAATGGAAGTCGAAGGCATTTCTAAAACGGGCCGTAATACACAGGGTGTTAAACTCATCCGACTTGAATCAGCAGACAATGAATATGTTTCGACGGTAGCCATCGTTGGAAGAGAAGAAGAAGAAGAAATAGATGCGGAACAGGGCCCAACAATAGATACGGATTCTGATTCTGAACCTACTCTAATCGAAGAAAATGAAGAAACTGAAAAGGATACGGAAGAATAACTCTTCCATAACCAAGAGACCCAGGCAATCTAAGCTGGGTCTTTTTTTATTTGCGTATTAGCTGATTTTTCAAAATGTGAATATCAAGTGTTTGAATATGAGTGAAAGTTAAGGTTTTGGAGTATCAAAGATTAAACGGCTAATAAAATAAATTGAATTTAATCACCATGTTTTTCAAGTAGTATGATACTCATCAAAACTATCGAAGTGAAACATTTTGCTAGTGACCAAGATTATTAAATAAAACGGAAAGTCTAACTGCCGAGGATCATGAGGAGATTCACAATCATCCTAATTTTAGCTATAAAATGATAAAAGATAGTTCCATCATTAAGGATAGTGTGAAGGTAGCCGTTCTAGAGCAACACAGAAGGTTAGATGGAACGGGTTATCCCGAAAGGTGGAAAACAAAGTTCATGAACTTATTTTAAAAATTATTGTTGTTGCAGAAGTCTTTCACGCCATGAATTCCAAAAAGGATATATAGAAGAAATACTATACTGATAAGAAAAAAGTTTACTCTTAAAAAGATAAGCTTCTAGGGGAATGACCAATTTTTTATTATCAAGGGATTCATATATTTTATTTATTTTAAAATAACTCTTGCTTTTATTTCTGATACTGGATATAATAACTAAGTCGACATCGAAATAAAAAAAGTTGTTGACAAAAAATAATATAGTTGATATATTATTAAAGTCGTTTCTAAGCGAACGACAACGAAATTGCTCTTTGAAA
Protein-coding sequences here:
- the yaaA gene encoding S4 domain-containing protein YaaA, with translation MDSIKISTEYITLGQFLKLADLIQSGGMSKWFLSEYEVYINGELDVRRGRKLRSGDKIEIPGFGVYTITS
- the recF gene encoding DNA replication/repair protein RecF (All proteins in this family for which functions are known are DNA-binding proteins that assist the filamentation of RecA onto DNA for the initiation of recombination or recombinational repair.) — encoded protein: MYIENISLRNYRNYTELNLAFENKVNVILGENAQGKTNVMESIFVLAMAKSHRTSNDKELIRWDEEYAKIEGRVRKRNTSIPLELTISKKGKKAKCNHIEQRKLSQYVGNMNVVMFAPEDLNLVKGSPLVRRRFIDMEIGQVSPVYLHDMSQYHKILQQRNHYLKLLQTRKQTDTTMLDVLTDQFIQYAAKIVERRYEFLLKLQQWAEPIHSGISRNLEVLKIQYKPSLDVSESMDLTKMIEVYTEKFDKIKTREIERGVTLVGPHRDDLVFFVNDRDVQTYGSQGQQRTTALSLKLAEIELIHEEIGEYPILLLDDVLSELDDFRQSHLLNTIQGKVQTFVTTPSVDGIDHQTLREASTFYVSQGSIKKVK
- the remB gene encoding extracellular matrix regulator RemB, coding for MYLHIGEDILVKTDDVIAILDKKLLQASPIMSEFLEKKSDVTYHLEKNSVKSIVVTDKQVYYSPLASSTLKKRSLQPSLLIDDIDIL
- the gyrB gene encoding DNA topoisomerase (ATP-hydrolyzing) subunit B; amino-acid sequence: MEQKEVQAQAYDENQIQVLEGLEAVRKRPGMYIGTTSAKGLHHLVWEIVDNSIDEALAGFCTEIKVTIEEDNSITVVDNGRGIPVGIHEKMGRPAVEVIMTVLHAGGKFGGGGYKVSGGLHGVGASVVNALSTVLEVYVHREGKIHYQQFNRGVPREDLKIIGETDHTGTTVHFIPDGEIFTESLEYDFDTLATRIRELAFLNKGLKLIIEDKRGEEEKIREYHYEGGIKSYVEHLNRSKEVLHEEPIFMEGERDGISVELALQYNDSYISNVFSFANNIHTYEGGTHESGFKTALTRVINDYARKNGLLKEADSNFSGEDVREGLTAIISIKHPEPQFEGQTKTKLGNSEVRTVTDSILSERLDSFLYENPAVARKIIDKGLMAARARMAAKKARELTRRKSALEVSNLPGKLADCSSKDPAISELYIVEGNSAGGSAKQGRDRHFQAILPLRGKILNVEKARLDRILHNEEIGTIITALGTGIGDEFNIEKARYHKIVIMTDADVDGAHIRTLMLTFFYRYMRKIIEYGYIYIAQPPLFKIQQGKKVDYAYNDRQLEEIMASMPSTPKPNLQRYKGLGEMNPEQLWETTMNPDTRTLLQVSLKDAAEADETFEMLMGDKVEPRRNFIEENAIYVKNLDI
- the gyrA gene encoding DNA gyrase subunit A, which gives rise to MSENERSGVKEINISTEMRTSFLDYAMSVIVSRALPDVRDGLKPVHRRILYAMNDLGMTSDKPFKKSARIVGEVIGKYHPHGDSAVYETMVRMAQPFNYRYMLVDGHGNFGSVDGDQAAAMRYTEARMSKISMELLRDLNKDTVNFQDNYDGSEREPAVMPARFPNLLVNGSSGIAVGMATNIPPHQLGEVIDGVLALSKNPEITIPELMEYIPGPDFPTAGLILGRSGIRKAYETGKGSIIQRARVEIEEKPNGKQVILVKEIPYQVNKARLIEKIAELARDKKIEGITDLRDESDRNGMRIVMELRKDVNANVLLNNLYKHTAMQTTFGINLLALVDGQPKVLNLKQCLHYYLEHQQVVIRRRTEFELRKAEARAHILEGLRIALDNLDAVISLIRGSQTTEIAREGLMTQFSLSEKQAQAILDMRLQRLTGLEREKIEDEYQALMAIIAEYKAILADEEKVLEIIREELLEIKERFNDIRRTEITLAGFESLEDEDLIPEENIIVTLTHNGYIKRLPATTYRSQKRGGRGIQGMGTNTDDFVGHLLTTSTHDTLLFFTNKGKVYRSKGYEIPEYGRTAKGLPLINLLEVDKGEWVNAIIPVKEFADDWYLFFTTRHGISKRTPLSSFANIRNNGLIALGLREDDELISVRLTNGDKQIIIGTKAGMMIRFPETDVRTMGRTAAGVKGISLRSNDEVVGMEILEDDEEVLIVTKNGYGKRTSAEEYRIQSRGGKGIKTCNVTEKNGELIAVKTVTGIDEDLMLITAAGVLIRMEVEGISKTGRNTQGVKLIRLESADNEYVSTVAIVGREEEEEIDAEQGPTIDTDSDSEPTLIEENEETEKDTEE